Part of the Polaribacter sp. Hel1_33_78 genome is shown below.
ATTCTGCAGGGTCAGGATATTATTGTAGCAACTCCAGGGCGTTTGTATGATTTGGTTTTAAGCAATTCTTTAAAGATGAAGTCTATTCAGAAATTGGTAATAGATGAGGTAGATGTAATGTTAGATTTAGGATTCCGATTTCAGTTGATGAATATTTTTGATGTCATTCCAGAAAGAAGACAAAATGTTTTGTTTTCCGCAACCATGACTGAAGATGTTGATAAATTAATTTATGATTTTTTTAAAAATCCGGAAAAAATTTCGGTGGCAGTTAGCGGAACTCCATTGGACAATATTGAACAAGTTTCTTATAATATTCCTAACTTTTTTACGAAAGTAAATTTGTTAAACCACCTTTTAAGGGACCAAGAAACGTTCAATAAAGTTTTAATTTTTGTTGGTTTTAAAAGAACTGCAGATTTGTTATTTAAACATTTAGAAGAAGTTTTTAATGACGAAATGTGCGTAATACATTCGAATAAAACTCAGAATTACAGAATTCGTTCGATACGACAATTCGATGAAGGAAAGAATCGAATTTTGTTAGCTACAGATGTTATGGCGCGTGGTTTAGACTTTGATGAAGTTTCTCATGTTATCAATTTTGACACGCCAGATTTCCCTGAAAATTATATGCACAGAATTGGTAGAACTGGACGTGCTGAGAAAGCTGGAAAAACAATGTTATTTTCAACCGAAAAAGAGCAAGAAGCTAAAAAGGGTATCGAAGCATT
Proteins encoded:
- a CDS encoding DEAD/DEAH box helicase — its product is MTFKELDLSNQLQYAIDDLGFENPTPIQEQAFSVVRSGKDVVGIAQTGTGKTFAYMLPILRDLKFSKQQHPRILVLVPTRELVLQVVEQIEQLSKYINTRVLGVYGGTNINTQRQAILQGQDIIVATPGRLYDLVLSNSLKMKSIQKLVIDEVDVMLDLGFRFQLMNIFDVIPERRQNVLFSATMTEDVDKLIYDFFKNPEKISVAVSGTPLDNIEQVSYNIPNFFTKVNLLNHLLRDQETFNKVLIFVGFKRTADLLFKHLEEVFNDEMCVIHSNKTQNYRIRSIRQFDEGKNRILLATDVMARGLDFDEVSHVINFDTPDFPENYMHRIGRTGRAEKAGKTMLFSTEKEQEAKKGIEALMNYEIPVLELPEEVEIATMLTEDERPREDQGISKNRTSLEYVPGPAFHEKSEKNSQVNRGGSYRREIAKKYKKPKTRGDKNYNKHNKKK